In Actinomycetota bacterium, a single window of DNA contains:
- a CDS encoding C_GCAxxG_C_C family protein, which produces MEIYKGLEEDKLSRRRFLAKAGVLTAGATTMAVLSGCGVQSSQVPTAETSAKAKPEYPWGYKKIDPDRAAEIAYDRWYKGFCSYSVVSGILVPLQEEMGEPYALLPLEAFKFAHGGVVGWGTMCGTLIAAGIATSFIAGEEGEKILNDVINWYTTTELPIYKPANPKADIKNVNKSGSPLCHISVGKWMKKEGVPIGSPQRKDRCARLSVDVTVKTVNLLNEWTDGKFVPVHGSQVKTHDITSQNNCTSCHGTDVPMPPR; this is translated from the coding sequence ATGGAGATATACAAGGGGTTAGAAGAGGATAAGTTATCAAGACGACGGTTTCTCGCCAAGGCAGGGGTACTTACTGCGGGAGCAACGACAATGGCGGTGTTATCGGGATGTGGGGTGCAGTCTTCTCAAGTGCCAACCGCGGAAACATCAGCTAAGGCAAAACCTGAATATCCATGGGGGTACAAGAAAATAGATCCCGATAGGGCCGCGGAAATAGCTTACGACAGGTGGTATAAGGGATTTTGTAGTTATTCGGTTGTAAGCGGGATACTCGTTCCTCTCCAGGAAGAGATGGGAGAACCTTATGCCCTACTTCCATTAGAAGCTTTTAAATTTGCCCATGGCGGAGTAGTTGGCTGGGGAACCATGTGTGGAACGTTGATCGCAGCGGGCATCGCCACAAGTTTTATCGCCGGTGAGGAGGGCGAAAAAATACTAAATGATGTTATAAATTGGTATACGACTACTGAGCTGCCGATTTATAAGCCGGCAAATCCAAAGGCGGATATCAAAAATGTAAACAAGAGCGGCTCACCGCTCTGTCACATTTCAGTTGGTAAATGGATGAAAAAGGAGGGAGTTCCAATCGGTTCCCCCCAGAGGAAAGATAGATGCGCAAGGCTTTCTGTCGACGTTACAGTAAAGACCGTAAATCTTCTAAATGAATGGACAGACGGTAAGTTCGTACCAGTGCACGGCTCCCAAGTTAAGACGCACGATATAACATCCCAAAATAACTGCACCAGCTGTCATGGAACGGATGTGCCGATGCCGCCCAGATAA
- a CDS encoding DUF5317 domain-containing protein, whose protein sequence is MFILGFIMLALVFGYLQGGKLASLSQVRLRYGLLVVAAFILQATVYVWDTSYLSVAAIGIIANGASYALIIVFMLANRGIAGAPVIATGLLLNFFAILSNGGYMPGSIAVAGTGLVNLGYPADPPLLWFLGDVLSMPQALSFGGAFSIGDVCVGIGVFAGLRELMEPASAEIRILRPRYQPKHLASASKRLLLVRRAS, encoded by the coding sequence ATGTTTATTCTCGGCTTTATTATGCTCGCACTTGTTTTTGGCTATCTTCAAGGGGGGAAGCTCGCTTCACTCTCGCAGGTTAGGTTGCGTTATGGTCTGCTTGTCGTGGCGGCTTTCATCTTGCAGGCGACGGTCTATGTGTGGGACACGTCTTACTTGAGCGTTGCCGCTATTGGTATAATCGCAAACGGCGCATCCTACGCGCTCATCATCGTGTTCATGCTTGCCAATCGCGGCATCGCCGGAGCGCCGGTTATCGCCACGGGTCTGCTCCTTAATTTCTTTGCGATACTCTCGAACGGCGGCTATATGCCGGGTTCGATAGCGGTCGCGGGCACCGGCCTCGTTAATCTAGGGTATCCAGCCGACCCTCCGCTCCTCTGGTTTCTCGGTGATGTCTTATCTATGCCCCAGGCATTATCGTTTGGCGGCGCGTTCAGCATAGGCGACGTCTGTGTCGGTATCGGTGTCTTCGCGGGGCTTCGCGAGTTGATGGAGCCCGCGAGCGCGGAGATCCGGATATTGAGGCCGCGCTACCAGCCGAAGCACCTCGCGAGCGCGAGTAAGCGTCTCCTATTGGTGAGGCGCGCGAGCTAG
- a CDS encoding sulfide-dependent adenosine diphosphate thiazole synthase, protein MEERIFAPVGEAAVTRAIVGEFMEEFMDYVESDVIVVGAGPSGLIAAMDMANAGLKTLVIESNNYLGGGFWIGGYLMNKLTVRAPAQEVLNELGVPNKEISAGLYVADGPHACSRLIAAACDAGAKVINATRFEDLVVRNEIVQGAVINWNAVASLPRAITCVDPVAIESKFVIDATGHDAHVIGALAKRGVLGLPGCGSMWVEESEDVLVKKTGLVYPGLLATGMAVASVYGLPRMGPTFGGMLLSGRKVAKIAVSALEEMKSANFIERK, encoded by the coding sequence ATGGAAGAGAGAATATTCGCCCCGGTGGGCGAAGCCGCGGTAACGAGGGCTATCGTCGGTGAGTTTATGGAAGAGTTTATGGATTATGTCGAGAGCGATGTTATTGTAGTTGGCGCCGGGCCGAGTGGCTTGATAGCGGCAATGGATATGGCTAACGCCGGGTTAAAAACGCTCGTTATCGAAAGCAATAACTATCTCGGCGGCGGTTTTTGGATAGGCGGCTATCTCATGAACAAGCTGACCGTTCGCGCGCCCGCCCAAGAGGTATTAAATGAGTTGGGCGTGCCCAACAAAGAGATTAGCGCCGGCCTTTATGTCGCCGATGGCCCCCATGCGTGTTCCAGGTTGATAGCGGCCGCGTGCGATGCCGGGGCAAAGGTGATAAACGCGACCAGGTTTGAAGACCTCGTTGTCCGCAACGAGATTGTGCAGGGCGCCGTGATCAACTGGAACGCGGTGGCTTCGCTGCCGCGAGCCATAACCTGCGTCGACCCGGTGGCGATCGAGTCGAAGTTCGTAATCGATGCAACCGGACACGATGCCCATGTCATTGGCGCCTTAGCGAAGCGCGGCGTTTTAGGCTTGCCGGGCTGCGGGAGTATGTGGGTAGAAGAATCCGAAGATGTGTTGGTGAAAAAGACCGGTCTGGTATACCCCGGTCTTCTGGCAACCGGCATGGCGGTTGCTTCGGTTTACGGCCTGCCGCGCATGGGCCCCACCTTCGGCGGGATGCTCTTGTCCGGTCGAAAGGTCGCAAAGATAGCCGTTTCAGCCCTGGAAGAGATGAAATCGGCTAACTTTATCGAGCGGAAATAG
- a CDS encoding phosphate ABC transporter substrate-binding protein has product MFANKLLSKKKLVASIVAVTLMLSATPAFASKLTGTLNISGSTTVQPLTEQLKAGFVKKNKGVKVNVTAPGSSAGIKEVQAGKVPMAGSSRELKPAEVKDGLVATKIANEALVVVVHKSNKIKGLTQAQVRDIYLGKITNWKELGGANAPIMAQGRDTASGTFAYFNEHFLGTEKPAPTVKEFAHNGLVRQAVTKNKNAIGYIGASYLNPSVKGLAIDGKAPTKKNFAAKNYPVIRPLFFVTKGAPTGLSKAFIDFSISAAGKKIAKKDFMP; this is encoded by the coding sequence ATGTTTGCAAATAAGTTGTTAAGCAAGAAAAAGCTTGTTGCGTCGATAGTCGCCGTTACGCTTATGCTATCCGCGACACCGGCCTTCGCTTCCAAGCTCACAGGAACACTTAATATCAGCGGGTCTACAACAGTTCAGCCGTTGACCGAACAATTGAAGGCCGGTTTCGTGAAAAAGAACAAGGGAGTCAAGGTCAATGTCACCGCTCCCGGTTCAAGCGCGGGCATTAAGGAAGTACAGGCCGGAAAAGTACCCATGGCCGGGTCATCCCGTGAGTTGAAGCCGGCAGAAGTAAAAGACGGCTTGGTAGCGACAAAGATCGCAAATGAGGCGCTCGTGGTTGTTGTTCATAAATCAAACAAGATCAAGGGACTAACTCAAGCTCAGGTTAGAGATATCTACCTTGGAAAGATCACAAACTGGAAAGAGCTTGGCGGCGCCAATGCGCCTATTATGGCGCAGGGACGCGATACGGCGTCGGGTACGTTCGCATACTTCAACGAGCACTTTCTCGGCACGGAAAAGCCGGCGCCAACAGTAAAGGAATTTGCCCACAATGGTTTGGTGCGTCAAGCGGTAACTAAGAATAAAAACGCAATCGGCTATATCGGTGCCAGCTACCTGAACCCGAGCGTAAAGGGATTAGCTATTGACGGCAAGGCGCCCACAAAGAAAAACTTCGCCGCGAAAAACTACCCTGTAATTAGGCCGCTCTTCTTTGTTACCAAGGGAGCGCCTACGGGGCTATCGAAGGCGTTCATCGATTTCAGCATAAGCGCGGCGGGCAAGAAAATAGCAAAAAAGGATTTTATGCCGTAA
- a CDS encoding Ig-like domain-containing protein yields the protein MLVLKVMPSRESIRPIELFVQFATFAAILLSTLFWLPGTAFATPSLNLSPLGGASGTGITVTGSGFVAGQAGSVWFDANGDGIKDPAESQSSVTTDGFGNFSTALTVPGVAPGYYPIRVDIPGGGIIEGEALFIVRNPSLTLGTTSGPPGRAVIVTGRYFAPGRAGWVWFDTNNNYIKDPGEPAMQVTSNSYGGFYASITVPNVAAGAYPVRADLPEGAYVEGEAIFTAIPSINLNPTSGSPGTFITVTGSGFEANKPGWVWFDANKNGVRDTGEPTAAVTSDAFGRIIVALPSPTGGLPPGSYPVRVDLPAGNAVTPTQNFMVKGSILALSARKGIPGGTINAVGSRFPSNTSGWVWFDANKNGVRDTDEFYKKVTTNAHGGFVTSLTIPKVAAGTYPVLADIPGGGFGAISASIVILAEPTLSLSVNSGAPGTILIVNGRDFKVWSSGRIWFDINGNGKKDANEPSRSVKTDSFGKFRATLTVPDRVRRGAYAVYADIPAWGRPEAVADFFVTTNRPSDDLTGDNPDVSMATPPDGAVNVHRYPSIRVTFDTRIIKGPDFSSITLSDEDGNVVRAGVRLWGKMLRIRPTGILKRETTYVLTIPAEAVSDTKGKGLDEDFILTFTTKR from the coding sequence GTGCTGGTGCTAAAGGTTATGCCGTCTCGGGAGAGTATTAGACCTATTGAACTATTTGTGCAATTTGCGACATTCGCGGCGATATTGTTGTCGACTTTGTTTTGGCTGCCAGGTACGGCTTTCGCAACCCCAAGCCTTAACTTGAGCCCGCTCGGCGGTGCTTCAGGCACGGGGATTACCGTTACGGGCAGCGGCTTCGTCGCGGGTCAGGCCGGCTCGGTCTGGTTTGACGCCAACGGCGACGGCATTAAAGATCCCGCCGAGTCCCAAAGTAGTGTGACTACCGATGGTTTTGGCAATTTTAGCACCGCTCTGACCGTGCCCGGCGTAGCCCCGGGGTATTATCCTATCCGGGTCGATATTCCCGGCGGGGGCATTATCGAGGGCGAAGCTTTGTTTATAGTTAGAAATCCAAGCTTAACCTTAGGGACGACCAGCGGGCCGCCCGGCAGAGCGGTTATCGTTACCGGTAGGTACTTTGCCCCCGGTAGGGCGGGCTGGGTCTGGTTTGATACCAACAACAATTATATTAAAGACCCCGGCGAGCCGGCTATGCAAGTAACATCCAACAGCTACGGCGGATTCTACGCCTCGATTACCGTCCCCAACGTAGCGGCGGGAGCTTACCCTGTAAGGGCCGACCTTCCCGAAGGCGCCTATGTCGAGGGTGAGGCGATCTTTACCGCCATTCCTTCCATAAATCTAAACCCGACCAGCGGTTCACCGGGCACATTTATTACTGTTACCGGTAGCGGGTTTGAGGCGAATAAGCCCGGCTGGGTCTGGTTTGACGCCAATAAGAACGGCGTCAGGGACACCGGTGAGCCTACCGCGGCGGTAACAAGTGACGCTTTCGGTAGAATAATAGTCGCCCTGCCTTCACCTACCGGTGGCTTACCACCGGGGTCTTACCCCGTCCGGGTCGACCTTCCCGCGGGTAACGCCGTTACGCCTACTCAAAACTTCATGGTAAAGGGCTCAATCTTGGCTTTGAGTGCTAGAAAGGGAATACCTGGCGGAACGATCAATGCTGTCGGCAGCCGCTTTCCGTCAAATACATCCGGCTGGGTCTGGTTTGACGCCAATAAGAACGGCGTCAGGGACACCGACGAGTTCTATAAAAAGGTGACCACTAATGCTCATGGTGGTTTTGTAACTTCCCTAACCATACCTAAGGTGGCAGCGGGAACCTATCCCGTCCTTGCCGATATCCCAGGGGGCGGATTTGGCGCGATTTCGGCGAGCATAGTGATTCTGGCGGAGCCAACCCTCTCTTTGAGCGTGAACAGCGGAGCGCCGGGCACGATACTCATCGTTAACGGACGGGACTTTAAGGTCTGGTCGTCCGGGAGAATTTGGTTTGATATCAACGGCAACGGCAAAAAAGATGCTAACGAACCCTCCAGAAGCGTAAAAACCGATAGCTTCGGCAAGTTCAGGGCCACCCTGACCGTGCCCGACCGGGTCCGGCGCGGTGCGTACGCGGTATATGCCGATATACCCGCCTGGGGTAGGCCCGAGGCGGTGGCGGATTTCTTTGTAACCACCAACAGGCCTTCCGACGATTTGACGGGTGATAATCCGGATGTTAGTATGGCCACGCCGCCGGATGGCGCGGTTAACGTACATCGCTACCCGTCAATACGGGTTACTTTCGACACCCGCATTATAAAAGGCCCGGATTTCTCGAGTATTACTTTATCGGATGAGGACGGCAATGTCGTAAGAGCCGGCGTAAGGCTTTGGGGCAAAATGCTTAGAATCAGGCCAACCGGGATATTGAAGAGAGAGACGACCTACGTGCTTACCATTCCGGCTGAAGCCGTCTCGGATACCAAGGGGAAAGGTCTTGACGAGGATTTCATCCTAACGTTTACCACAAAGAGATAG
- the panC gene encoding pantoate--beta-alanine ligase, whose product MFETHTIVELRKKLGAARAENRRVGFVPTMGYFHEGHLTLMREAKKRADVVVVSIFVNPTQFGPSEDFEKYPVDLDRDRAMAESVDVDILFTPSAGEIYPEGYATSVNVEGIADVLCGKSRPGHFSGVATVVAKLLNIVEPDIAVFGEKDWQQLAVVRRIAADLNIDSEIVGVPTVREADGLAMSSRNAYLSAGERKAALVLAKALKIAQEMVDKNIRESAEVERAMRDVIEAESLVEIEYLEVRDAQSLAEVAKIAGDTLIAIAARVGGTRLIDNAVVRPA is encoded by the coding sequence ATGTTTGAGACACATACCATTGTTGAGCTGCGAAAGAAGCTGGGCGCGGCTCGCGCGGAGAATAGAAGAGTCGGGTTTGTGCCGACGATGGGCTACTTCCACGAAGGCCACCTGACGCTGATGCGCGAGGCGAAGAAACGGGCCGACGTAGTCGTGGTGAGCATCTTCGTAAACCCGACGCAGTTCGGGCCAAGCGAGGATTTTGAAAAGTATCCGGTAGACCTCGACCGCGATAGGGCTATGGCGGAGAGCGTCGACGTCGACATACTATTTACGCCGAGCGCCGGGGAGATATATCCCGAGGGTTATGCGACCTCGGTTAACGTTGAAGGCATCGCCGATGTGCTCTGCGGCAAAAGCCGTCCCGGGCATTTCAGCGGAGTCGCCACCGTCGTCGCCAAGCTCCTCAATATAGTCGAGCCCGACATAGCGGTCTTCGGCGAAAAAGATTGGCAGCAGCTCGCCGTGGTGCGCAGGATAGCGGCCGACTTGAACATCGACAGCGAAATCGTCGGTGTACCGACGGTGCGGGAAGCGGACGGGCTTGCGATGTCCTCGCGCAATGCCTACCTCTCGGCCGGGGAGCGAAAAGCGGCGCTCGTGCTCGCGAAAGCGCTTAAAATCGCGCAGGAGATGGTAGATAAGAATATAAGAGAGTCGGCCGAGGTTGAGCGGGCGATGCGTGACGTAATCGAGGCTGAGAGTCTCGTCGAGATTGAATATCTCGAGGTCCGCGACGCTCAAAGCCTAGCTGAAGTCGCCAAAATCGCGGGCGACACTTTGATAGCGATAGCGGCCAGGGTCGGCGGAACTCGCTTGATCGATAACGCAGTGGTGCGACCGGCCTAA
- a CDS encoding PQQ-binding-like beta-propeller repeat protein produces the protein MPTGPERERRAGGIPKIFMPRRESASQTETASSRALSRTSIALIVVALILIALVAILTTISLLRNTQAPVGVADTSGAVNFSAEPGPPLLKAWEYQAGGAVVSSVAVADGLVYVGSEDDMLYALDAQSGEKKWTFKTGKRIVRAPVVAGRSAYVSSSDGYLYALDSAGGRQLWRFSAGADTNLSSPVSAQRRLFVSAWDATGRDGDSRVIAIKPEDGKRVWDAEVSGRVVGTPTVGVGQVYVGSEDGAIFALDMLVGTVKWRFKTDGPVSASPLAYDDVLYAGSWNGTFYCVETASGKKRWEFSAGGAVYAKPALSEGVLIVGANNGKVFALNPHDGTELWGFDTGDAITVSPVISGSSVYIATSEERIVVLDVATGEQRWACNTYSPIYAAPVVSEGLLYLGTSDGMVYALGRRSDAATKKSFAGDTGVLSVSHLEPPLSVKWQLQIGDVIEVSPLLAGDTIYVGSNDGKLYALDAGSGRAKWEFKTGQPMSASPVRSKDTIFVGSKDESVYALNAANGARKWSFKTGGRLFTSPAVSDGVLYCGSADGKLYALDAESGKLTWLHKTGGPIFSSPAAYKKTVFVGSNDGHMYALDTSTRRKKWSFKTGDHIYCDPLVYRETLYFGSNDGKLYALDAARGSKKWEYETGLAIYATPAAYDGVVYIGSGDRNLYALDAATGRLIWRFETGGPIYTKALITRQTVYVCSNDGNLYALDIKSGAKKWRRAMGANGSLAARDDMLFVGLGDGKLMALGE, from the coding sequence ATGCCGACAGGCCCAGAACGGGAGCGCCGCGCCGGCGGGATACCGAAGATATTCATGCCTCGGCGTGAAAGCGCTTCCCAGACAGAGACCGCCTCGTCTCGCGCGTTGAGCCGTACCTCTATCGCGCTAATCGTTGTTGCGCTCATTCTAATCGCGCTCGTCGCTATCCTCACGACCATCTCGCTTCTGAGAAATACTCAGGCACCCGTTGGTGTCGCGGATACGTCGGGCGCCGTTAATTTCTCAGCCGAGCCGGGACCGCCGCTCCTCAAGGCCTGGGAGTACCAGGCGGGGGGTGCCGTGGTCTCGTCGGTAGCCGTCGCCGATGGACTCGTATATGTCGGTTCGGAAGACGATATGCTTTACGCGCTCGACGCGCAAAGCGGCGAGAAAAAGTGGACATTCAAGACCGGCAAGCGCATCGTCCGGGCACCGGTCGTGGCGGGACGCAGTGCCTATGTCAGCTCAAGCGACGGCTACCTCTACGCGCTCGATTCGGCAGGGGGCCGGCAACTTTGGCGGTTTTCTGCTGGGGCTGATACGAACCTCTCCTCACCGGTATCGGCGCAGCGTAGGCTCTTTGTGTCGGCCTGGGACGCGACCGGCCGCGATGGTGACAGCAGGGTCATCGCGATCAAGCCCGAAGACGGGAAGCGGGTTTGGGATGCCGAGGTAAGCGGGCGGGTCGTAGGGACTCCGACCGTTGGCGTCGGCCAAGTCTACGTCGGCTCGGAGGACGGCGCTATCTTTGCGCTCGATATGCTCGTCGGCACGGTGAAATGGCGGTTTAAGACGGATGGTCCGGTAAGCGCCTCGCCCCTCGCATACGATGACGTTCTCTATGCCGGTTCGTGGAACGGCACGTTCTACTGCGTCGAAACGGCAAGCGGGAAGAAGAGGTGGGAGTTTTCAGCCGGCGGCGCCGTATATGCAAAACCGGCGCTATCCGAGGGTGTCCTAATCGTCGGCGCTAACAACGGGAAGGTTTTCGCGCTAAACCCACACGACGGCACCGAACTCTGGGGCTTCGACACCGGCGATGCCATAACGGTTTCGCCGGTCATATCGGGTTCTAGCGTCTATATCGCAACGAGCGAAGAGCGTATCGTCGTCCTTGACGTTGCGACAGGCGAGCAGAGGTGGGCCTGTAACACGTACTCGCCGATTTATGCCGCGCCCGTCGTGAGTGAGGGTCTCCTTTATCTGGGCACCTCCGATGGCATGGTCTACGCGCTCGGCCGCCGGAGTGACGCCGCGACAAAGAAATCTTTCGCAGGCGATACGGGAGTGTTGAGCGTAAGCCATCTCGAACCGCCGCTTAGTGTAAAATGGCAACTTCAAATCGGCGACGTAATAGAGGTATCCCCGCTCTTGGCCGGAGATACGATATATGTCGGTTCAAACGACGGCAAACTCTACGCGCTCGACGCGGGGAGCGGTCGCGCGAAGTGGGAGTTTAAGACCGGACAGCCGATGAGCGCATCCCCGGTTCGGTCGAAGGATACGATATTCGTAGGGTCGAAGGACGAGTCCGTATACGCGCTCAACGCGGCAAACGGGGCGCGGAAGTGGTCCTTCAAGACCGGCGGCAGGTTGTTCACCTCACCCGCAGTCTCCGACGGGGTCTTATACTGCGGCTCGGCGGATGGCAAGCTCTACGCGCTCGACGCCGAGAGCGGCAAGCTAACATGGCTCCATAAGACCGGCGGCCCGATATTCTCATCACCGGCGGCTTATAAAAAGACCGTGTTTGTCGGCTCAAACGACGGTCATATGTACGCACTCGATACCTCGACCCGGCGGAAGAAGTGGTCCTTCAAGACGGGCGACCACATCTATTGCGACCCGCTCGTCTACCGCGAGACCCTCTATTTCGGCTCAAACGACGGTAAGCTCTACGCGCTCGACGCCGCGAGAGGCTCGAAGAAATGGGAATACGAGACCGGCTTGGCCATCTATGCCACGCCGGCGGCATACGATGGGGTGGTCTATATAGGCTCCGGTGACCGCAATCTCTACGCGCTCGACGCGGCGACCGGCCGGCTCATCTGGCGGTTTGAGACCGGCGGTCCCATATACACCAAGGCGCTGATTACGCGCCAGACGGTCTATGTTTGCTCGAATGACGGTAACCTCTACGCGCTCGACATAAAGAGCGGCGCCAAGAAATGGCGGCGCGCGATGGGCGCCAACGGCTCGCTGGCGGCGCGAGACGACATGCTCTTCGTAGGGCTAGGCGACGGCAAACTTATGGCGCTTGGAGAATAG
- a CDS encoding hemerythrin family protein, translating to MPIVQWSDDFKTGVCGVDCQHKALVRMLSGLYAIAEKAQDREVAAEATSLLADFVVEHFQCEEKTMRDAGYPGYESHKKGHDEFAGEVVKIVQHFDETGDNGALATSVQHYMVPWLTGHFTKADREMAHFITGGPGGKAA from the coding sequence ATGCCAATCGTTCAATGGAGCGATGATTTCAAAACCGGTGTATGTGGGGTCGATTGCCAACATAAGGCACTGGTTCGAATGCTCAGCGGTCTTTACGCGATAGCAGAGAAAGCCCAAGACCGTGAAGTCGCTGCGGAAGCGACGAGCCTACTCGCGGATTTTGTCGTCGAGCACTTCCAGTGTGAAGAAAAAACAATGCGCGATGCGGGCTATCCGGGCTACGAATCGCACAAAAAAGGTCACGATGAATTTGCCGGAGAGGTAGTCAAGATAGTACAACATTTTGACGAGACCGGCGACAACGGGGCTCTTGCGACAAGCGTTCAGCACTACATGGTCCCCTGGCTGACCGGGCATTTCACGAAGGCCGATAGGGAAATGGCTCATTTTATCACTGGTGGCCCGGGCGGTAAAGCGGCTTAG
- a CDS encoding aspartate 1-decarboxylase gives MQRFMLRGKIHRATITEANVDYIGSVTIDSGLMALADILENEKVSVVNLDNGVRLETYAIAGARGSGVICLNGAAALLMQPGEKVIILSYAIVSESEIAEWQPRVVLVDNDNKPVTAADVLQPTTSR, from the coding sequence ATGCAACGTTTTATGCTGCGAGGCAAAATCCATAGGGCGACGATTACCGAGGCGAACGTCGATTATATCGGGAGCGTCACTATCGATAGCGGGCTTATGGCACTTGCCGACATCCTCGAAAACGAAAAAGTAAGTGTGGTCAACCTCGATAACGGTGTCCGCCTGGAGACCTACGCCATCGCCGGCGCGCGAGGCTCGGGCGTCATCTGCCTCAACGGCGCCGCGGCGCTCTTGATGCAGCCGGGCGAGAAGGTCATCATCCTCTCATACGCAATAGTATCTGAGAGCGAGATAGCGGAGTGGCAACCGAGAGTCGTCCTGGTGGACAACGACAACAAACCGGTCACCGCCGCCGATGTCTTGCAGCCGACAACGAGCCGGTAG
- a CDS encoding DUF2520 domain-containing protein, protein MSESGYNIAIIGAGKVGAAVGYLLRRKGHRIAVAVTASEASLEKAALYLPGARLVRDTGEAPADSYITADLDVILITTKDGQIESACKKLAAGGGLTPSQTVIHMSGAAGLDLLSSAKEAGAGVASLHPIQSFAGIELAVERLPGSYFGLTAEGTAREVALRIAADLDGKVVEVADGHKTLYHAAACVASNYLVTLVYTAQKLYAAAGFEERAAVEAMMPLIKGTLANIESVGAAPALTGPIARGDAETVERHLKKLVVMDEEIIETYRMLGLRTVDMAVTNGGLRPEVAAKLYAALKAEHG, encoded by the coding sequence ATGAGTGAGAGTGGCTATAATATCGCCATAATCGGGGCGGGAAAAGTCGGGGCGGCCGTTGGCTACCTCCTGCGGAGGAAGGGACACCGCATTGCCGTCGCGGTCACGGCGAGCGAGGCGTCGCTCGAGAAGGCCGCCTTGTACCTGCCGGGAGCGCGCCTTGTGCGGGACACCGGCGAAGCGCCGGCCGATTCATACATAACTGCGGATCTTGATGTCATCCTTATCACGACAAAGGATGGTCAAATCGAGAGCGCCTGCAAAAAACTCGCGGCGGGCGGCGGGCTCACCCCGTCACAGACCGTAATACACATGAGCGGCGCGGCCGGCCTCGACCTGCTATCCTCCGCCAAAGAGGCCGGCGCCGGTGTGGCGAGCCTTCACCCGATACAATCGTTTGCGGGCATCGAGCTTGCCGTGGAGCGCCTGCCGGGCTCCTACTTCGGTCTGACGGCGGAGGGGACGGCCCGCGAGGTCGCCCTGCGAATAGCCGCCGACCTCGACGGCAAAGTCGTGGAGGTCGCCGATGGACACAAGACGCTCTACCACGCCGCGGCCTGCGTGGCCTCGAACTACCTGGTGACGCTGGTATATACCGCGCAAAAACTCTACGCGGCCGCCGGTTTCGAGGAGCGCGCCGCGGTAGAAGCGATGATGCCGCTGATAAAAGGGACGCTCGCAAACATCGAGAGCGTCGGAGCCGCGCCTGCGCTTACCGGGCCGATTGCCCGCGGGGACGCCGAGACTGTCGAGCGGCACCTCAAAAAACTCGTCGTCATGGACGAAGAGATAATCGAGACCTACCGCATGCTGGGGCTAAGAACAGTCGATATGGCTGTGACAAACGGGGGCTTGAGACCGGAAGTCGCGGCCAAACTCTATGCGGCGCTCAAAGCGGAGCATGGGTAG
- the panB gene encoding 3-methyl-2-oxobutanoate hydroxymethyltransferase, with translation MAGRVNIQTLREMKSKGERITMLTAYDYAFAGILDAAGIDILLVGDSLGMVALGYEDTLPVTVEEMIHHTKAVARGSTQAMIITDMPFMSYQVSDEKALENVGSIMKFSGAQAVKLEGGSRIVGLVKKITDAGIPVMGHLGLTPQSLHQFGGYGLRARGVDEARVLLDDALALEAAGAFAIVLEKVPAELAELVTAGLSIPTIGIGAGPNCDGQVLVTNDLLGMFEKFTPKFSKQYTNLRAIVGEAVQSYITEVRTDVFPTPEHSYGMDEAVLDTFIKMIDKGLEES, from the coding sequence ATGGCGGGAAGGGTGAACATACAGACACTGCGGGAGATGAAATCGAAGGGTGAACGAATAACGATGCTCACCGCATACGACTATGCGTTCGCCGGAATATTGGATGCGGCGGGCATTGATATTCTGTTGGTGGGCGATTCGCTCGGCATGGTCGCTCTCGGGTACGAGGACACGCTGCCCGTGACCGTCGAGGAGATGATACACCACACCAAAGCGGTGGCGCGCGGCTCCACGCAGGCAATGATCATAACCGATATGCCGTTTATGTCGTACCAGGTATCCGATGAAAAAGCGCTCGAGAACGTCGGCTCTATTATGAAATTCTCGGGCGCGCAAGCGGTCAAGCTCGAAGGCGGGTCGCGTATCGTGGGGCTGGTTAAGAAGATAACGGACGCCGGCATACCGGTCATGGGACACCTGGGCCTGACGCCGCAATCCCTCCACCAGTTCGGCGGCTACGGCCTGCGGGCGCGCGGCGTCGATGAGGCCAGAGTCCTCCTTGACGATGCGCTCGCCCTCGAAGCGGCCGGTGCGTTCGCCATCGTACTCGAGAAAGTCCCGGCGGAACTCGCCGAGCTGGTCACCGCCGGCCTCTCCATCCCCACCATCGGCATCGGGGCGGGACCCAATTGCGACGGCCAGGTGCTTGTCACCAACGACCTCCTCGGCATGTTCGAGAAGTTCACGCCTAAGTTCTCCAAGCAATATACGAATCTTAGGGCCATCGTCGGCGAAGCGGTCCAAAGCTATATCACCGAGGTTCGAACCGACGTCTTCCCAACCCCCGAGCACTCCTACGGCATGGATGAAGCCGTCCTCGATACGTTTATAAAGATGATCGATAAGGGGCTGGAGGAGTCTTAA